The following are encoded together in the Solenopsis invicta isolate M01_SB chromosome 14, UNIL_Sinv_3.0, whole genome shotgun sequence genome:
- the LOC105198728 gene encoding sm-like protein LSM3A isoform X2 produces the protein MVEESEQLPPIDVKEPLDLIKLSLEERIYVKMRNERELRGKLHAFDQHLNMVLGDVEEIINIVEIDEETYEEIYRQKKRTIQMLFVRGDGVILVSPPT, from the exons ATGGTCGAGGAATCGGAGCAG TTGCCGCCGATAGACGTGAAGGAGCCGCTGGACCTCATAAAGCTAAGTCTGGAGGAGCGGATTTACGTGAAGATGAGGAACGAAAGAGAACTTCGAGGAAAATTGCAT GCTTTCGACCAGCATCTGAACATGGTGCTGGGCGACGTAGAGGAGATTATAAACATAGTGGAAATTGACGAGGAAACATACGAGGAGATCTATCGCCAGAAAAAGAGAACCATCCAGATGCTGTTTGTTCGTGGAGATGGTGTCATCCTGGTGTCTCCGCCTACATAA
- the LOC105198728 gene encoding U6 snRNA-associated Sm-like protein LSm3 isoform X1: MVEESEQQLPPIDVKEPLDLIKLSLEERIYVKMRNERELRGKLHAFDQHLNMVLGDVEEIINIVEIDEETYEEIYRQKKRTIQMLFVRGDGVILVSPPT; this comes from the exons ATGGTCGAGGAATCGGAGCAG CAGTTGCCGCCGATAGACGTGAAGGAGCCGCTGGACCTCATAAAGCTAAGTCTGGAGGAGCGGATTTACGTGAAGATGAGGAACGAAAGAGAACTTCGAGGAAAATTGCAT GCTTTCGACCAGCATCTGAACATGGTGCTGGGCGACGTAGAGGAGATTATAAACATAGTGGAAATTGACGAGGAAACATACGAGGAGATCTATCGCCAGAAAAAGAGAACCATCCAGATGCTGTTTGTTCGTGGAGATGGTGTCATCCTGGTGTCTCCGCCTACATAA